The Bacillota bacterium genome has a window encoding:
- a CDS encoding ArsR family transcriptional regulator, which produces MAETVSTRDEILELLQRRPGATVEELSRSLHISAMGVRQHLAILERDGLVHSTKRRGGMGRPANLYFLTERGQETFPRAYDRLALQLLAAAERIGGPELVERIFAEREEMLARELSEKLEGSVGEERLQRLTEIQRAAGYQAEVQLQPGSVRLVQYNCPIARVAARYGDACRREHALYERLLGVELRQSGCAARGEGPCIYAASLSDLGEPAAQAAGAR; this is translated from the coding sequence GTGGCCGAAACCGTCTCCACGCGCGACGAGATCCTGGAGCTCCTGCAGAGGCGGCCCGGAGCCACCGTGGAGGAGCTGAGCCGGTCGCTGCACATCAGCGCCATGGGCGTCCGGCAGCACCTTGCCATCCTGGAGCGGGACGGCCTGGTCCACAGCACCAAGCGGCGCGGAGGCATGGGGCGTCCCGCCAACCTCTACTTCCTGACCGAGCGCGGCCAGGAGACGTTCCCGCGCGCCTACGACCGCCTGGCGCTCCAGCTCCTGGCGGCGGCCGAGCGGATCGGTGGCCCCGAGCTGGTGGAGCGCATCTTCGCGGAGCGCGAGGAGATGCTCGCGCGGGAGCTCTCCGAAAAGCTCGAGGGCAGCGTCGGTGAGGAGCGGTTGCAGCGGCTGACCGAGATCCAGCGCGCGGCCGGCTACCAGGCGGAGGTACAGCTGCAGCCGGGCAGCGTCCGGCTGGTCCAGTACAACTGCCCCATCGCCCGTGTCGCCGCGCGGTACGGCGACGCCTGCCGGCGCGAGCACGCCCTCTACGAGCGGCTCCTGGGCGTCGAGCTGAGACAGTCGGGCTGCGCCGCGCGCGGCGAGGGCCCCTGCATCTACGCCGCCAGCCTCTCCGATCTGGGCGAGCCGGCGGCACAGGCGGCCGGAGCGCGCTGA